AcagagcatttatttttatatttctaatttccCAGAATAGTGCCAATTCATAACCCCCAGTAGGTGTTCAATGGatgtttattaaattaaatcACCTTGATTTGGATCTCTCAGGCTGACTGGAAGAAAGGGTCTGTCACATCCTCAGTCCCCTGAGATCTGGCCTTTGCACAGGTCTCTCTGCAAACAAGGTTTGGTCACATCTATGAATCCATGGCTTTTAAGATTCCCAAGTGACATGTTTGCATTTAGGGGCATACTTTAATTAGTATATGATGTCTTCATGCCTATGTCCTAGAATGTATTACTAATATTTCTATTACTATTCCTTAATGGTGAtcaactaagaaaaaataaattatgaagtcCATCTTGACCAAGAATTCCCTCCCACCAAGATTTGTAAAACTTTCTGCCACACATATTTGAAGATGATCTTTTTTAACACctagaaatgtatattttaacttaaaatagaattttagaaacTTCTaagaaatcggccgggcgcggtggctcaagcctgtaatcccagcactttgggaggccgagacgggcggatcacgaggtcaggggatcgagaccatcctcgctaacactgtgaaaccccgtctctactaaaaaaatacaaaaactagccgggcgaggtggcgggcgcctgtagtcccagctactcgggagactgaggcaggagaatggcgtgaacccgggaggcggagcttgcagtgagctgagatccggccactgcactccagcccgggcgacagagcgagactccgtctcaaaaaaaaaaaaaaaaaaaaaaaaaaaaaaaaaaaaaaaaaaaagaaacttctaagaAATCAGTAATTTTCTCACCAGTTCAGTAAACCACTTTACcaattaatcttttattttttattgcatacaTCAATATTTaacagaagagaaataaagaaccCCTAATGTTAAACTGAAGTTAATTACATGTTGTCTTCTGATTCTTTTCAATATAGACCTAAATTTTCACATATATCAGTAAACATAATTTATGTTCTTATTAACATTTTTGAATCTCACACTTTTTTGCATACAATTTTACATATATCAATATTATTTAATGGCTATATAACATTCTGTGATAGCACTAGCAATACACCAAAATTTACTTAACCATTTCCCAATTGTTGGGCTTTTTCCCCCTTAAAGTTATCTCAGTGGGgtcgggcgtgatggctcacgcctgtaatcccagcactttgggaggcctaggcgggaggatcacaaggtcagcagatcgagaccatcctggccaacacggtgaaaccccgtctctactaaaaatacaaaaaattagccaggcgaggtggtgggcacctgtagtcccagctactcgggaggctgaggcaggagaatggcatgaacctgggaggcagagcttgcagtgagccgagatcatgccactgcactccagccagggcgagagagcaagactgtctcaaaacaaacaaacaaacaaacaaacaaacaaacaaaaaaaaaaaaaaacggttatCTGAGTGGAATTGCTAAAAACCTTGGTacaaatagtttttctttcttttaaatattttcccaggCATATGCCACTCAAAGCGAGTATGTCAAAAGATAGATCGGTTATAAAGCCCTTTTTATATTATAGTCTTCTACATAGTTCTCTTAAAAGGCTACTAATATACAATGCTGCTGCTATGAGGACACATGCAATTAAAACAATTTTGCTAATACAATAGCATGAACTAAGTCAAAGTTGCATTTTTAATATTAGGAAATTTGAATACCATTTAAAGAACTGATTTTTTATATCATGTATACATGATCTCTTTATAAATTTGCCTAAAAGTACAAAGCCTTATGGATATGTACATAGTTTTACAAAAATTGAGTGCATCCATGTGTAATGCAAATAGCTTCTTTTAAATTCCatcttgttttgtctttttcctatttactacacatttaacattttttctcttaGTTGATCTACCTTATCAATTGCCATGAAGCGCCTTTGTACCACTATTGGTGTGAGACTcgtagtctttatttttctttttatacttaacATTTAATTCATTTGGAATATCATATGTAAAGTGGATCTAATCTTCCCACACTGACATCTAGCTAGTCTTTCCACCAGcagttattaatatttctttctttccattggtTTATTAGTTTTAGTTAAACTTTATACTTGGCACCACAGAATATTCAGAAAGGTTGCTTAATAGCATGTTTTAAGGATTTGGAGGCAAGACTcccattttttccccctaaattaaaaaaacttacatctttgcttgcttttctaaataatttattacaATTATGCCATATTACACACAGCAACCAGTTGGAATGTTAAATGAACTGTAGTAAATTTCATACTAATGTCACATATTGGCATTCCTTTGGATGtagctttatattttaatacacaCTATCtaacttaatcctcacaataattctGTGAAGTATTTCTATTCTGTAGATGGTGAAATAGATACTAAGAGTGACTTTCCCAAGAGTATACAACTGGTAAGTAGTGAAATGAGAACTGTAATTCTGGTTTTCAAaaaactcccatctccccatGTACTACTTTTCCATTACACCAGCATGGCTCCCATGGGcgtttgctcatttttaaaaatatagctccTTAAACTTGCTTCTATTTAGGCATCTTTCTTCATTTATCTCAATGTAGTTATATAACTTTCTTTAAAAGTCTCATATATATTAATAACCAAACACTTTTTAAGTTGCAGTTTGTCACTGTTGAGATGtagaaaggatatttttaaaaattttatatcctgcaacttctTGAATTAGTCTTTTATTGTGAGTACATTTCTATAAGTTTAAGCAGTTGTAAAGCCATGTTAATAGAAAGTATTTATGCTACTTTCCTTCCTTATCTTCCTCATTTTGTGAATGCTGGCTTTTACTGCAATGACAGGTTTCTTTAACCATATATAAAAATGGTGCCAACACTGTTTACGTTCCACTAGAGGAATGTTTATGTTTTCCCAGTAGGAATAGTAGTAGTTCTTGGTTTAAGTACTTAACAGACTCCAAGAAGTCTATGAAATAATTGccagaaataattaaattaagggTGAatgattaatttttgaaaagttatcTGTAGTTAATACTTTGGATTTTTACCATGTGTTCTGTTGATGCTGATTTAATGGCTGTTGTGCTGAACACCAGCCTTATAATCCTGAGTGATAGCAAATTATTTGCTCTATTGTTTGCCAATATTTCATTCTGCATTTTGCATCTGTTGAGAATAAAATCcttctaaaaatgtcttttagtATTGAGAACATATTTGCCTCAAAAGACAATCTGAAGCATATTGTCTTTcatgatagatggatagacattatttaaacatttttaaaagttcaccagcaggccaggcgcggtggctcaagcctgtaatcccagcactttgggaggccgagatgggcggatcacgaggtcaggagatcgagaccatcctgcctaacccggtgaaaccccgtctctactaaaaaatacaaaaaactagccgggcgaggtggcgggtgcctgtagtcccagctactctggaggctgaggcaggagaatggcgtgaacccgggaggcggagcttgcagtgagctgagatccggccactgcactccagcctgggggacagagtgagactctgtctcaaaaaaacaaaaaaaaagttcaccaGCAAGTCCATTAGGGTCAAAATCCAACCTGTCAGAAAATTATACTGAGTTATAATATCccctaaatttttaaatgtttttattggtATAACTTCTCATTTCCCACTTATTTTGTATTCAGtaagaaatatattcattttcttcatttttaaatcaacCTTTATTTTGGActaatttttcctatttctattatattcagCTATACCATCTTTTGCAACTTCTCATTGTTCCTTTCCTCAATTTGTTATGAATAATTTGTGATACTGAAAATCTTTTCGGTAGATCTGGAATACCTTTCACCGTCATTTTATTTATCATCTtatgtatttctcattttaattactattttataGGTCTATTTCAAGTATTTCAGTTGTTTTGAGATTTAAACTTTaggataaaatttaaatatgacattactatatttttaaaagtcaatacaATCCATGACTTTGCTACTTTAAGGAAGTTGTCAATTATTTAAATCTGTCTGGTCTCATTTTCTTCACATATAGAGGAGCAAAAAATGAGTGTATTCCGAACAAATTTTGGCCTGGTAATATTTTTTATAACACAATCTTCAGATCAAGAGATGTGTTACTGAAgaacattttcttaaaacttaGCCAAATTCTGCTTCAATGAGATCCATGCTCTAAAATACATTTGTTTAGCTCATCTTAATCTCCACATTTCTCTGATTCAATAAGCTACAGGACCAGTGTGTGCTTTTCACCCCGGCAATGCTCGACTAATTTTCGTGggcactttttctttctcctgcagTGCCTACACTCTTCTAACAGTGAATGTTAGTAGAAAGATCAAAGGTTTTAGAATCACAAAAGACTGGGTTCCCATGTTGGCTCTTCCACATACCAGATTCTGAGCAAATTACTAAtaattctctatttcttctttgaaggtgatgtggtttggctgtgtccccactcaaatctcatcttgaattgcagctcctataattcccacgtgttgtgggaggaacctggtgggagataactgaatcatggggttgtttcccccatactgttctcatggtagtaaataagtctcacggtatctgatggttttaaaaggggtttcccttttcatttagttctcattctctcttgtccactgccatgtaagacatgcctttcaccttccaccatgattgtgaggtctccccagccacatggaactgtgagtccattaaacctttttctttataaattaccatctcaggtatgtctttatcagcagcatgagaacagactaatacagaaggtaTATGCAAATCTGCCTCACAGGACTGCTGAGAAACTGTCATGAGAAAGCATAATACTAAGTACCAAGCACATGATAAATGCTGTTTCAGAGCAAAAACTGTCACAAGGATCATCATTCTCTGCCTGAGGAATGGAAACTGGACTAGAGGAAAAGCAAGTTCATGTCTTCTGACAGCTCCACAGGTTTTCACTATTAGAGTACTACCAGTTTTATGATGTTGGGTGGTTCTGGGAGAAAAAAAGTTTCTATACTCTAGATAACGGCTAAGAGGCAAGAAAGATTACAGAAGGTTGTTACTTCACAATTTGGGAAGAGGGACACAACCAAAAGGGCATGGTAAATCCTCCTTTGATTCATTTCTATCAGTTATGTTAGTAATATTAATTAAAGTGGTAGAGCCAACAAGGTGGTAGGTTTCATTCTCACTGAAAAACCTTGGGTAATCTATTCATAGAGGGTTTTATAactatctgtaatcccaggttaAAAAGACTTCACTCTGTTTCTCCTTAGGAATTTCAGAATAGCCCTTCTGAAGTATCTTCTCCTGGGgcacttcatttttccttttggtcTAAGTTACTTGTTGGAAGCTCTTTAAGTGCCAGAGCAGGGCTCTGCAGAAATTTTCTGAAGTATTAAATGAGAATAAATCTTACCCTTCAAATTTTCTTTGCAATCAACCTCCCCAAAATGAGCTTTTCAATCACTGATTGAACTCCAATTCTTTTTGTAAATTAGAATACTGTGGTGGCATCATTGCCTCATCAGTTACAAGGGTGAAGTGGGTATTATAAACTTCAGACCTTCACAATGAATAAAGGATCATGCAAAGTTAATCTTTTAACGATTATAGACAAATGTATTTTAGTATCATATTGGCATTTGTATTAGTTGCTATTCCTACCACCATgtctatacatttatattatatgcaAAAGATCCACATAATttaccatttgtgtgtgtttcaCTATTTGAACAGGCCGCAGCAACTATAATAGCTGcgaaagtaattaaaatattacttgGGTATTACTAATTGTTCTATACACAAAGATAAAATCTGAAGATCATTAGCAAATACACCATTACCTTTAAGCTGAATTGTTAATACGGAACCCTTACATACATACCCAATACTAAAATACAGCTAACTCTGTTTTAAGATTATGGGTCATGTAGCCCATTCTAAACAAAATGTTCAATAATCAATAAATCACTCATTGATaggttaacaaagatattcaatgCTGAATGTCTGAGAGTTAAAGACAACATCTGCATAGCATTCATCATATATAACCACTTCTAATTACTCATATGGGAAACTGTCCTTTAAATGAGAATATTCTGATGCCATGAAGGAGGTCCAAAACAGCATTTCCAGATTGCTCTTTTCTAATTTTGAAGGTGCTTCTCTGGGCTTTCTTGGTTTTTGCTTTCCTCAGAGGATTCTAGTCTGGCCACTATTACATTATTGGTTCCAGGAGACTCTGGCTGCTTATCATCGCCATCAAAGATAATGTCTTCTGGATTTGGAGGTGGAGGGCAGAATTCTTCAGTTGGAAAGATCTCCTGGAAAAGTGTTTCAGCTTGCTTGACAGCGTGCTCATTTCCCAGGCCACAGTCAGGCCCAGAGCAGACATAAACATTGGAAGGCAAGCCATTATATGAGCTTCTGCTGATTCCCGAGGAATCTCtcatattaaaataaagagcCCACAAGAGTCTTGGCTTCGTAAGTTCTTCCTTGCTTATTTCTGTTTCAGTATATGGAGTGAATAATTTCTTCACCACTGATTCTAAGTCTTCTCTTGCTGTTTGAGAAGATGAACATGTCAAATGTACCAGATAGGTGTCCTTCATGCATGTCATGGTTGAAGAACATAATTCTGTGACCCGTACAGCACAAGCTCCTGGCTCTGCTGGAGGAACTATCAGAATGGAAGTCTGCTGATCTGAATCTGTCTTTAGTATAGACTGATCTGTAATAAGTACTGCCCTAGAGATCTGCTTATACTGCACATTTGAGCATGTTTCCTCAGAAAGgtaactgtcttccacaataaaatatttagcatttattCTTTGACCAAAGTGATCTATAATTGCTTTACATCGTCCAGATTCTTTGTCGACTACAAAGCATTGTACTTTATGACGAAGACAATAGATTCCACCAAAAACTGCACACATCCTACAGAAACACTGGGGAATTTCTCCTTGGCCATATAAGGGAAATAAAAAGGGAGTGTTGCCAAACCGTCCGAGACACTGAAGGAAGTTTTTAATTGCGTTAAGGCCATCTATTGTAGTGCAAGATGATTCTGATGTCATTGCAATTGAGTGCAGTACAAAATGTTGAAGGTTGGGAgttagttttttagtttttaagtatTCTGAAAATGAACACTGCCTGAAAGCTTGGTATTCATCAGGATGTTGTTCATACTCTAAACAAAATGTGAGAAATTTCATTAGCATCCTCTTTTCAACCATGGTGAGTTCCCTGCTATTAAAGACATCTGCTCTGGAACAAGGCACTTGTTCTACCTTTCCTTCCCGAAATGCAAGAATCCTAGtgacatttttaaattctatataaCGACTAACATCTGATTTGATTAAAAGATCAATTAGCAATCCTTGAGAATACAGCAGTTTTGATACCAGATCAATATTAAACCTCCTCCCTTCTTTAACTATTTGAAGGTAAGTAATCCTATTTCTAATTGGTTGATTGGAATTATCTTCTGTAGATTTGCTTTCatctttatttccatctttatctgAAACTGTGTGCATACAAGTTTTATCTCCACAATACTTTTCCTTCTCCACTGACTTCTCTACATCAGTTACTTCTAGTGAAATCTCTCTATCACTTTTCTGAGTGTGTTTGGCAGACATTTCATCGCTATTAAAATATGATGACTGGCGGTCTTCGGGCAAGCCTGCAGAATCCAGAACTTCAGTGAAGGTACTAGACACCCCTGAAGAAGGATTTTTCTGCAGAACACCAATCTCTTCAACATTGTCCTCCATATCCTGACTGGCATAACAAAAAGCTTCTGTGTGTTGGATAGTTTCATCCTTCTTGCGAAGAGAGATGGCTTCTTCTGTTTCATGGATCAGGTCCTGCCATGCAACAGTACTTTCTTCCCCAATGTCATTGTTTTGCTGATACTCCTTCAACCAGGTTAGCAATCCTGAAAAGCTGAAACTAGCCCAGTTGCCTCCATAGTAACTTCTTGAATCAATATGCAGAACTCTCTGACCAATTCTTGAACATGCAGCTGCAAGGATGGATTCGGGCAAACCTGTCCCTATTATAACCACATCAAACTCTGTGGGAAGATTGTCCGCCATTCTAGGAAGTAAAAGTGTCTGGTGACAgttgctgatgaaagaaatgaggTGTGATTATACTGTAATAAAATCTGTCCTTCTGATGTTCCAGTTTATCCCAGAAGCACTGAAGTTGCAGGTCCTAGCTGTTTAA
This Rhinopithecus roxellana isolate Shanxi Qingling chromosome 8, ASM756505v1, whole genome shotgun sequence DNA region includes the following protein-coding sequences:
- the CHML gene encoding rab proteins geranylgeranyltransferase component A 2, coding for MADNLPTEFDVVIIGTGLPESILAAACSRIGQRVLHIDSRSYYGGNWASFSFSGLLTWLKEYQQNNDIGEESTVAWQDLIHETEEAISLRKKDETIQHTEAFCYASQDMEDNVEEIGVLQKNPSSGVSSTFTEVLDSAGLPEDRQSSYFNSDEMSAKHTQKSDREISLEVTDVEKSVEKEKYCGDKTCMHTVSDKDGNKDESKSTEDNSNQPIRNRITYLQIVKEGRRFNIDLVSKLLYSQGLLIDLLIKSDVSRYIEFKNVTRILAFREGKVEQVPCSRADVFNSRELTMVEKRMLMKFLTFCLEYEQHPDEYQAFRQCSFSEYLKTKKLTPNLQHFVLHSIAMTSESSCTTIDGLNAIKNFLQCLGRFGNTPFLFPLYGQGEIPQCFCRMCAVFGGIYCLRHKVQCFVVDKESGRCKAIIDHFGQRINAKYFIVEDSYLSEETCSNVQYKQISRAVLITDQSILKTDSDQQTSILIVPPAEPGACAVRVTELCSSTMTCMKDTYLVHLTCSSSQTAREDLESVVKKLFTPYTETEISKEELTKPRLLWALYFNMRDSSGISRSSYNGLPSNVYVCSGPDCGLGNEHAVKQAETLFQEIFPTEEFCPPPPNPEDIIFDGDDKQPESPGTNNVIVARLESSEESKNQESPEKHLQN